The Flavobacterium sp. M31R6 nucleotide sequence ATTACAGCTTCGATTTGGTCTTCTTCTCCAGCGATCATTTTCTTGTTTCGGGCTATAGATTGCTTCATGAAGCTTCCGGATGATTGTGAAACAGGTCTTCTGGCTTCTTGATGCTGTTTGCAACTCGTCAATAAAACGGCAGCAAAAAAGGTAATTAGTAATACTTTAAAATAGTTCATGGGCTATTATATTTTTAATTTTTGTACTAAACTTTCAAATTTGTGTAGTGTTTCCTCCATTGATACTTCCGATTTTCCTCCGGCAGCATTGCTGTGTCCTCCACCTTGAAAATGATCTCTGGCAAATTGATTTACATCAAAATCACCTTGTGAGCGAAAAGAAATTTTGATGATTCCTTCTTCTTTATTTTCGATAAAAATAGCAGTAAAAACAATTCCTTTTATGCTTAAACCATAATTAACAATGCCTTCAGTGTCACCTTTTACATAATTAAAACTGTTTAATTCCTCTTGTGTCAATGAAGTGTAGGATGTTTTATGATCCATCATCACTTTCATGTTTTGTAAAGCACGACCCAATAGTTGCAAACGATTATAGGAACTATTGTCAAATAATAAGGTTGGGATCAAACTATTTTCGACTCCTAGGTCAATTAATTCGGCAATTATTCTATGAGTTGTTCCAGTAGTCTTTGGAAATCGGAACGAGCCAGAATCAGTTAGGATTCCTGTATAAATGCAAGTAGCAATTGTTTTATCGATATCTTGTTTTTTATCTAAAAAGGAAATGAAATTATACACCATTTCGCAAGTAGAACCAAATGCAACATCCGAATAGGTATAAGTAGCATAATCGTCTGGCCATTGATGATGGTCAATCATGATAAAAGGAGCGGTAAGTTTTTCTAAAACCTGTTCCATTTCGCCCACTCTGTGGAGTGCATTAAAATCCAAAGTAAAAATAAGTTCAGCTTCTTCTAGTATTTTGGTACAAAACTCTTTATCTTTTTCGTATATTTTAACCGTTTCGGAGCCTGGCATCCACGCTAGAAAATCGGGAAAATCATTTGGAGAAATCACTGTAGGATTGTGATTGTTTTTTATTAAAAAATGATATAATGCTAATGTTGAACCCATGGCGTCTCCGTCTGGACCTCTATGTGGAATTATGGCAATTTTTTTTGGAGTTGATAATAACAACTGTATCGCTTGTATGTCTTGTATATTCATAGTTTGCGAAATTACATTTTTTAAACTAAAAGTTGAAAGCTTTTAAGAAATTATAAAGAAATATAGACTATAGGTATTCTGATTTTTTTTTGCGCCTAAGACTTTAATGAAAAATTTATTTCGTTATCAGTTTAAATGGAATCACTATTTTTTTGGTTCAAAGCAAACTTAGAATTCCTGTGTTGAATTGTTTTTAATTACTGTCATAATCTTAGTAATCTCACTATTAAGATATCCTATTTTAGAATCGTATTTATCTGTGTTTTCATTTAATTTGTTATACGCAAGTTCGTATAATTCTGTCCGTAACTTACAATATTCAATTAAATTTTTGTTATTGATGTGAATTTTTTCAGGAAGATACAACTTGTCCAACTCTTTTATTAATTTAATGTTTTCTTCCCAATAATAAATGCCTCTATCTTTAATCATGTAAAGCATTTGTTCTTTTGAAGAACTAGAGCCATAAGCTTCTAATGCCATTTTTTCCATATCAACGAAATCTTGCATTCTGTTTTCATATTCCATTGTTTGATATATATACATTTTGGAGTTTCTACAAATGATTGACAAAGCTATAATAAGTGGGATTGATACGGAATAGATTGCAATTATTGCCTTTTTTCTTTGTCCATCCAAGAGTGCGAGTATAATGCCAAATAAGATTCCAGAAAGAAATCCTCCAATATGTGCTGCGCCATCTATCCCATCCTTGTAACCACTGAGTAGATTTATGGAAATTAAACTAATAAGAGGTAGTAATAAATTAGAATTTAATTTTTCGTCTAATTTTTTAAAAAGAACAAAAATTATTAAAATTCCACACAGTCCAAAAATGGCACCAGATGCTCCAGCACTAACTAAATTATCGTTCCAATATAAACTTGTAATACTGGCAAGTATTCCACAAAAAAGATAAGTAGTCAGTAGTTGCCATTTTTCCATGTAAGGTTCAAGCAGTAAGCCAATATAAGCTAAGCTGATACAATTCATGAAAAGATGAATAATTCCAAAATGAATGAAACAGGAAGAAAGTAATCTCCACCATTCATTTTCGGTAGTTAATGGGCCATAATTTCCACCCCAATCAATGATTTCCTGAATCTCGGGAATGAAAATATTGACTCCTAATAAGCCCATCAAAATAAAAATTAAGATGTTTAAATTGATAAGGATTGGGGTAATAAAATAATTTTTTGTTGGTATAAAAATAGAGAAGAATGAATAGAAGCGGTTTGTTTTTATGGCCTCTGTATTTTGATTAAGAATGTTGTTTTTTAGAGTAGTAATGTATTCAGAAAGCAAATTTTCAGAGAATTCTAAATTTTCATTTTGACTATCTGCTTCATAAAATAATTCTAAAAATGCTTCAATATTCTTCTTATTTCGACCTTTATCATAAATTTGGTTGCCATTACTAGAACTGATAAAATAGGCAGCTTCGGTTTCTATTGTAATATGAATTTTCTCATTCCAAGTGTTTTGAGAATTAACTGTTTCAAATGTTATTTCCTTTTTGTTAATCTCAATTAATTGCCAATTTAGTTTTTTGGAAATTTCAATAGCTTTGAAAATAAATTTATTTTTCGATAAATTGTTTAATGGTAGGCCGTGTAAAAAAGAAGAAGGGAATCCAAAAGCCATTTTTCTGATGATTAAGTTTGTAAAGTAACAATACTACAAAAAAAATCATAAATAAAGTGTAAAACATTTTTTTTAGGCTAAAGGTATTTCAATCCTTTTTTTCTAATGCTTTGATATAAAATAGATTTTGGACCTCTAACAATTTGAGATTTGTAAATCCCGATAGAGCCGGAAAAAAAGTAAGCAATGATACAGGCAATTCCGATGAAAACGCCACTTTCTATACCAAAAAGTTCCATTCCCATAACCGTACAAGCGATAGGAGTATGGGTTGCACCCGAAAACACGGCCACAAATCCCATTCCAGCCAATAAAGCTATCGGTAATGGGACAATTACAGATAAAGCACTTCCCAATGTTGCCCCAACAAAAAAGAGTGGGGTTACTTCGCCTCCCTTAAATCCAGCTCCAAGGGTAAAACCAGTAAAGAGGATTTTTAAAAGAAAATCATAAGGAGCATTATGAATGGAAAAAGCATCTACAATCATAGGAACTCCTAATCCAATATATTTTGTGGTGCCAATTAAATAAATTGATATGGCTAGAATAATTCCGCCTATGAAAGGTCTTAATGGTGGATAATTTATGTTCTTGGAAAATAATTTTCCCCAAAAATGGGTGCTTCTTGCAAAAAGTAAAGCGGCTAATCCAAACAAAATACTGGCGATAAGTATCCAAAATATAGCAGTGAAATTCATTTCGGGAACTGCAGGAATGCTATAATGAGTGTGTTTTATTTCCCAGAATTCAACGGTGAAATAAGCAATATAGGCTACCAGAAAAGAGCAGACAATACTTCTAAAATTAATTTTGTGAAAAAAAATAACTTCCAATGCGAATATCGCACCAGCTAGCGGTGTTCCAAAAACCGAAGCAAAGCCAGCGCTAATTCCCAGAATAATCAAGGTTCTTCTTTCGGAATGATTTAGTCTGAAAATATTGGTGCATAAATCGGCAATGGCACCACCCATTTGCACTGCAGTTCCTTCCCTGCCTGCTGAACCACCAAATAGATGCGTTATTAATGTGCCCAAAAGAACCAACGGCGCCATAAGGAACGGAATCTTTTTTTCGGGTTTATTGTACTCTTCCAATAATAGGTTGTTGCCTTTTGCAATTTTGGAATCAAAGTAAAAGTAACAATAGCCAATAAGTAAACCGCCAAAGGGCAGGAAACAAATAATCCAATTGTGATGATTTCGGACTTGGGTTACAAACTCTAATGAAACCAAGAAAAAAGCAGATGCCGATCCAGAAAAAATGCCTATCAAACAACAAATGAAAGTCCATTTGAGTGTGATAAGCATTATTTGTTTTATTTTTTCAAAATTCATCGATTGCGTTACTTTTTTTAAATAAATTTTATGCTAAAGTATTACAATTCATACTATTTTTTGAACTATTCTGATGCAATTGCTGTAAATTCTATTTCAACCAAGTATTCTGGAGCAACCAATTGGTTGATACCATAAAAACCGGTAGTGGGTTTTATGTCTTTGAAAAAAGTTGCATGTGCTTTTGCAACTTCTTCAAAAGTAGAAACATCGGTAGTGAAAATTCGGGTGCGGATCACGTCTTTCATTCCTACTTTAAGATCTTCCAATACTTTTTCGACTCTTTCCAAGATATTTAAGGTTTGTGCATATGCATCATCGGCTTTTACTTTTTCGCCGTCAACTATTGCAACAGTTCCGGATACTTCAATGATGTTTCCTATACGGACTGCACGACAATATCCCATTTTGTCTTCCCATGGTGACCCAGTTAAGATGTTTTCTCTTTTCATTATTTGGTTTTTTAGTTTTGTTAATTGCTGCTTAAAAGTATCTAAATCTAAAGATTTTCCTTTAAAGGGCGCAATTTATAAAAATTAGAATTAAAAAAACAATCACTTTACGGCGTGAGCTTATCTTGAGGTAGTTTTTCATTTTTTATAACAAAATAAGCGAGATGTTTTAATTTCTGATAACGGTTCAGTGATTGGAGATAATTTTATTGTGTAGTTTTGTTTTTTCTAAATTTAGAATTTCTTAACAGGTCAGGAGAAATAAATTATGTTAGTTTTGTGATTTTATAAGCACTGTTTTTTTATTTTTGAAAAAAATGTTTTTAGATAGAAAACCTACTTTTTTAATGCTATGAAACAAATTTTATTTATTTTTCTGATAGGTTTTTCGACCTGTACGTATGCTCAATTTGAGTCGAGTACAAAGTTCAAAGCGATTCCGCCAGTTAATATAAAACCAAAAGAAAAGAAGCCTACACCTCCAATTGATTCTTCTGTTATTATTCCTCCCAATGTTTATAAAAGCCCAAATGTACAGTCGCCTCCGAATGCTGTTTCGGACTATAAACTAAAAGTTAAGAGTGAGATTTCCATGATTCCAAAGAATGAGTTCATTAATCCTGGGGATGAGGTAAGAGATAGATTGAACAAAAAAACTGACCGTCAGGAAGGAGTTGCGTACCGTCGCAATCAAAGTTTAGGTACTTATAAAACGACTTCTGAATCAGCCAAAGTCATGTATAGGGATGCCCAATATGTAGACGGCGATTTAATTAGGGTGTATTTGAATGGAGAGGTCATTCAATCTTCAGTGTATTTGGATAGTAATTTTAAAGGTTTTGAAATTACTTTGCAAAAAGGTTTTAATAAAATAGATTTTGAAGCATTAAATCAAGGGGATTCTGGCCCCAATACAGCCGAATTCAGAGTTTATGATGATAAAAAAAATCTGGTTTCGGCTAGTGAATGGAATCTTGGTACAGGTTTTAAAGCCACTATTATTCTTGTAAAGGAGTAGTTTTAATTTTTTTTAGAAAAAAAGATTAAAAAGGATCGGCAGTAACTTTAAATTTCATATCCGCTTTTACTGTTGTCTCTTGGGTCAAGGTTTCTTTTGTAATTACCGATGTTCTTATTTTGTAACTCGAAGCCTTAATATATTTGTCTAACTTTTGGGCAGTACAAGTAAGATTGATAGTATTTGTGGTTGAGCTGATATTATCCAGAAAAGCCAATTCGATTTCATCATCGGCAGTTGTAGAAATATACATGTGAACAGATTTTAGAAAACTAAATGTTTTATCAGCAGGACTTGTGATACTCAATTTTAATTCATCCAATTTTACATCTTTTACTAAATCCACATTTGTGTTATTGTTCTTAAATTCTGAAGTAGAATTGGTTGTAACATCTGGCGTTGCCACTTCAAAAGGAGAGTTAAAAGGCAATCCACTATTTATTTTAAATGTAGTTTGATCGGAAATAGTAAAAGTCAATAATTTGTCTACTTCATTGCATGAGACTATCATTAAGGCTAAAAGAACTAGAATTGTAATTTTTTTTGTTTTCATTTAAGGTAAAAGTTTATGATTTGGAGTTTCGTGCAAATGTAATCTAACTAGATATACAATCTCATCATTTAACGGTTTTACCATTTAATTATTATATGAATCGAATTATGTAGGAATGTTATTTCAGTGTCAATGGATGAAAAGTTCTCCAACTATGCCAGTATTCTTGATAGGCTTTTATGGATTTAAGTCCATTAACTAAGGGGTTTGTTGATTTTCCAAGAAATGTATAGCTGTTTTGTCCATCATTTAATAGATTTCCTTCAAGAGTGAATTTTTGATCATTATTATTTCTTTGTAAAACCGTGAAACTTTTTTTGTCATTGGCCAAAACCAATACGATTGGTTTATTGTTGATTACATCATAAACGATTCTTTTCTTTACAAAGTCATTCCAGTCATAGGCTTTACTTTGATTGTCAATGGTAATACCAACAACCCATGACTTGTCTTTCCATGAAAGTGTATCTCTTCTTGTTAGATTTCCTTTTCTTCTTCCGGATTCATAATTACTCAAGCTGTCATACTCTGTTTTGAAATTTTTGTCAACTTGCATGATTAAACTTTTTGGGTTTAAGTCGAGCCATTTGTTTAATGACATTTGATTGCTTTGTAATTCGGGTAAAGATTGTCCTTTTAATGCTCCTGCAATTGCTTCTCCAGTAGCTTGTCTCCACCAACTTTTGGTCGTTTTGTCTTCAAACATAGCATTAAAATGATCCATCCCTACTAATCTAAAAGTTTCTTTTTTACCATTTACTATTGGTTCAAAAACACGGCCAGATCTGCAAACAGTACAATAGGTAACAAGTATCGGATGTTGGGCAATTGTGTCAAACACCTGGTGATGGTATCCTAAAAATTGTATGGGATAAGCTCTGGACTCTCCTTTGTAAGTGATGCCAATAACAATTCGGCTTGTATCCACTTTGCTTTTTGAGGCATCACTCATTTTTAGGTTAGTGGTTTGATGAAACATAGAATCTGCTGCCATGACATAATTTGTAGAATAACCAATCCCAATAGCGATAACTAAAGAGATTAGAGAGAAAATTTTTGATTTTTGAAAAGCGGCTTTAAAGCCAAAAAGGACCATTAGTATAAAAACCAATCTAAAAATCCATCTCCAAGAATACAAAAAATAGGCCAAATCGATACTGTTCATTTCCTGACTTCCAGGCATTGGCATTATAAAATAAACATTTGCAATTTCAAATATCAATAACCCGAGTATACCGAAATAATAGATTTTTTTTGCCATAGCGTGTAGATTTGGTTCTAATTAATAGTAGGTTTTGGTTTTTTATAATTGATTATAAATTGGATATTCTTTGTTTTTTGTTGCTTTTTCTTGAATTAATTTGACTCTTTTGCTTAAAATAAAGAAAAGTTATTCGATAAAAATAAAATAAAAATTTTTCAAAATACAATTTTTCAATTCCGAATATATAAAGTATTTTTGCGCATGCAACACAACGTACTTATTTTAGATTTCGGATCGCAATATACACAGCTTATTGCGCGTAGAGTTCGCGAATTAAATATATTCTGCGAAATTTTTCCTTACAATCATTTTCCAGATGATTTATCAAGTTATAAAGCCGTAATTCTTGGAGGAAGCCCTTTTTCTGTTAGAGGAGAAGATGCACCGCATCCAGATTTATCACAAATTAGAGGTAAGCTTCCTATGCTGGCCGTTTGTTACGGAGCGCAATATTTAGCCCATTTTAGTGGAGGAGAAGTTGCTGCTTCAAACACCAGAGAATACGGAAGAGCGAATTTATCCTATATTAAAGAAGGCGAAACTTTCTTTGACGGCGTTTCTGAAAACAGCCAGGTTTGGATGAGCCATAGCGACAGTATTAAAGCATTGCCTGCAAATGGCGTAAAGTTGGCGAGTACCCACGATGTGGAATATGCCGCTTACAAAATCGAAGGAGAAACTACTTATGCCATTCAATACCATCCTGAGGTTTTTCATTCTACTGACGGTTCAAAAATGTTAGAGAATTTCTTGGTAAAAATTGCCGAGGTTCCTCAAAATTTCACTCCAAATGCTTTCGTTGAAGAAATTGTAGCCGAAATGAAAGAAAAAATCGGAAACGACAAAGTTGTTTTAGGTCTTTCTGGAGGTGTAGATTCAACTGTAGCTGCGGTTTTATTAAATAAAGCAATTGGGAAAAATCTGTATTGTATTTTTGTAAACAATGGATTGCTTCGTAAAAATGAATTCCAAAGTGTTTTAGATCAATACGAAGGAATGGGATTGAACGTAAAAGGAGTAGATGCTTCCCAACGTTTTTATGATGCTTTAGCAGGAGTTACTGATCCAGAATTAAAAAGAAAAGCAATCGGAAATGCGTTTATCGAAGTTTTTGATGCAGAATCACATCTTATCGAAGATGTTACTTGGTTAGCCCAAGGAACGATATATCCTGACGTTATCGAATCGGTTTCGGTAAAAGGACCATCAGCAACTATCAAATCACACCATAATGTGGGTGGTTTACCAGATTATATGAAACTTAAAATTGTTGAACCTTTGCGTATGCTTTTCAAAGATGAAGTACGTAGAGTAGGAGCAACTTTAGGAATTGATCCAGAATTATTAGGAAGACACCCTTTTCCAGGACCTGGATTGTCTATTCGTATTTTAGGAGACATTACTTTAGAGAAAGTACAAATCTTGCAAGATGTAGATAAAGTCTTTATTGACGGATTGAAATCTTGGGGATTATATGATAAAGTATGGCAGGCAGGAGCTATTTTATTGCCAGTAAATAGCGTTGGAGTAATGGGCGATGAGCGTACTTACGAAAAAGTGGTTGCCTTGAGAGCTGTTGAATCAACAGACGGAATGACTGCGGATTGGGTACATTTGCCTTATGAATTCTTGATGAAAGTGTCGAATGATATCATCAATAAAGTAAAAGGAGTGAATCGTGTAGTTTACGATATAAGTTCAAAACCACCAGCAACAATTGAGTGGGAATAATATAATTTTTTTAACATTAAGTCGTTACATTTGTAACGACTTAATTTTTAAAATTATATTTATGAAAGGACTTTTAAGAGTTTTATTATTTATCGGTTTTGTTTCTAATGTCTCTTTTGGACAGCAATCTGTAGCAAAACACACAGTTTTAAAAGGCGAAACAATCCCCCAAATCGCTCAAAACTATAACACTACTCCTTCTGAAATTTATAGACTTAATCCAGAAGCCCAAAACGGAATCGCAGAAAACCAAATGCTTAACGTTCCAGAATTACTTCCTCAATCCAAAAATACAATTACTCATACTGTTGCCCCAAAAGAAACATTGTTTGGGCTAGCGACAAAATATAATATCAAAGTCGAAGCCATTCAAAGTGCAAATACTGTTGCTTTGGCTAATGGATTGCAAGTAGGACAACAATTAGTTATTCCACAAGAAAATACTCAGAAAACAGAAACAGTTATTGCAAAAAATACTCATTTGGTTCAGCCTAAAGAGTCATTATTCAGCATTGCCAGACTTTATAATGTATCTGTTGAAGATTTAGATAAAGCGAATTCGGCTATTTTAAAAGACGGATTGCAAGTAGGGCAAGAAATTAAAATTCCAAACAAAAAGAAAACTCTTGATGGTAGAGTGAGAGTTATCAATGCCGAAACTGTTTTTTATGTGGTAAAAGCCAAAGAAACCAAGTATTCTATAGCAAAACAATTCGGAATAACTGTAGAACAATTGGAATCTCAAAATCCTGAAATTGTAAACGGATTAACTGAAGGAAATAAATTGGCTATCAATGTAAAAGAAGTGAAGCCAACCAATGAAAATGAAGAATTGATGCTTGCTTTGGCAGAAAAACAAGTTGTGGTAGAAAAATCCAAGGCTAATGCCAAAGAAATTAATAGCCTTAAAGAAAAACTAGTATTACAAGAAGAAATTAATCAAAAGGTGATTAATGTAAATGGTCTTTTGGTGAATCTAAAAGAGATTGAAAATACCAAAGAAGGTTCGGCCGAAAAACTTAAATTGGTTTTGGAGGCCAATAAAAATATTCAGGAAATTCTTTTGGTCAAATTGGATTCATTAGTGAAAACAATGGGTAAAGATTTGAATGAATTGAAAAAAACAGAATTGGTCGATCTTGACGAATCCATTCGTTTGCAAAAAATATCCAATGAGAATATCCAAAAGACGAATGAATTGTCACAACAGCTTAAAAAGCAATTGGCAGAGAACAGAAAAGTATATTCTGGTTTGATGGACAAAGCAGAGCGAATTGTTGTAGAAGAGAATCAAGAATACAAGAAAAGTATCAGAGAAAACAGTAAAACAAAGGTTGATCAGAAAACTGTGAAATTTACTCCGGTGGATTTGAAAAACATGGAAATGGAGCAAAAAACTCGTGATTTGAATAACATGAAGTTGATAACAAAACTGGATTCCTTAAATAATGAGAGTAAGTCAGAATTGAAATTACATATCAGTAAGGCTGCTTTTTATAGTAAACAAGCTCGATTGTTTGATGATAATTTGGCTAAATTAAAAAATCAAAGTTATCAGAATAAAGCATACGAATCTCAAACTAAAGCTAAAACAGCTGTGGTGTCTAAATCGCTTACTTTGGATCAAATTAAAAAAGAGTTGGCTAAGCAACCAGCTAAGGTTAAAGCAATTAAAATTGAAAAAATTGAAGGTGTAAAGGATTTGAAATCTGGATATTATGTTGTGTTGGGGAATTTTCATGTAGCTAGTGAAAGAGATGCTTTTATTCGAAAATTAACCGATTCAGGTTCTTTGGATGCTAATTTTTTCTATAATATTAATATACTTTCGTATTATGTTTATTCTAAGACCTTTGCTACAAAAGAAGAGGCGCAATATGAGTTTGTTCAAAAACAAGGAAAACCGCTTTTTGAAAAAATGTTTATTGCTAATATAATTTCCGAGAATACAATTAAGGAATAAATTAACAACGATAGAAGGAATATTTGCCATAAACACAGTATTTTTACTGAATTAAAAACACACATGAACCACGCTAATATGAACTATTTTTCAGTAGTATTTTGTACTATTTTATTTTCTGTTACTTCAAGTTTTTCGCAAGAAAAAGTAGAGAAATATGTTGTTGGTAAAGGAGAAACGATTGCCCAAATAGCCCAAAAGTTTAAAACAACTCCCTACGAAATTTACAAACTCAATCCAGATGCACAAAACGGACTGAAACCTAATAGCATATTGCTGATTCCAAAAAATAATGGAAAAAGCAGCCTGACTTCGACAAAAACGGTAACGCAACAGCCAAAAACGCATGTAGTGATTGCCAAGGAAACTTTATTTGGAATTGAAAGCAAATACGATGTAACCGACGAAGCTTTGAAAAAAGCCAATCCAGATCTTGAGAAATATGGTTTGCAGATAGGTCAAGTTTTGAATATTCCTTCAAAAAATAATTCAAAAACTCCTGTAGTGGCAAAGAATGTAGCAATTTATCATACAGTACAGCCAAAAGAAACCAAGTATTCGATTGCCAAACAATATGACATTACTATTGAAGAATTGGAACGAAAAAATCCTGAGATTGTAGCCAATTTAACTATTGGGTATGAGTTGTTGATAAAAGGAAACGGAAGTAAAACAGCAGCCAAAGTTGTTCCTGCCGAAACAAAAGTTGTAAGTGAAAAGCATATTGCTGTTAGTGTTCCTGAACCAGTAAACTATATTGATTATACAGTCAAACCAAAAGAAACATTTTATAGCTTATCTAAAGTATTCGGATTGACACAGCAACAATTAATAGAATTGAATCCAGCTTTATCAGCAGGCGTTCAAGAAGGAATGGTTTTGAAAGTACCATCGAAATCAAATCAAATTGCGGTAAATTCTGCCAAACAAAAAGTTGTTTTGACAAAAAAAAATAGTCAGGACAAAAAGACTTTGGTGTTGCTGTTTCCTTTTAATATTGCCAAAAATGGGGGAGACACTATCACTTCAACCGTTAATCGACTGAACAATGATAAATTTCTGAATATGACTTTGGATTTTTATTCGGGTGCATTGATGGCGATAGATTCTGCTAAACAAGTGGGGATTTCTATGGATGTAAAAATTTTTGATTCCAATGAAACCAAAACGACTTCAAACGTTAGTTCTGTTTTTAGTGATAACAATCTTACCAATGCTGATGCGGTAGTGGGGCCATTTTATCAAAGCAATGTCGAAAGA carries:
- a CDS encoding bifunctional oligoribonuclease/PAP phosphatase NrnA, which gives rise to MNIQDIQAIQLLLSTPKKIAIIPHRGPDGDAMGSTLALYHFLIKNNHNPTVISPNDFPDFLAWMPGSETVKIYEKDKEFCTKILEEAELIFTLDFNALHRVGEMEQVLEKLTAPFIMIDHHQWPDDYATYTYSDVAFGSTCEMVYNFISFLDKKQDIDKTIATCIYTGILTDSGSFRFPKTTGTTHRIIAELIDLGVENSLIPTLLFDNSSYNRLQLLGRALQNMKVMMDHKTSYTSLTQEELNSFNYVKGDTEGIVNYGLSIKGIVFTAIFIENKEEGIIKISFRSQGDFDVNQFARDHFQGGGHSNAAGGKSEVSMEETLHKFESLVQKLKI
- a CDS encoding rhomboid family intramembrane serine protease — its product is MAFGFPSSFLHGLPLNNLSKNKFIFKAIEISKKLNWQLIEINKKEITFETVNSQNTWNEKIHITIETEAAYFISSSNGNQIYDKGRNKKNIEAFLELFYEADSQNENLEFSENLLSEYITTLKNNILNQNTEAIKTNRFYSFFSIFIPTKNYFITPILINLNILIFILMGLLGVNIFIPEIQEIIDWGGNYGPLTTENEWWRLLSSCFIHFGIIHLFMNCISLAYIGLLLEPYMEKWQLLTTYLFCGILASITSLYWNDNLVSAGASGAIFGLCGILIIFVLFKKLDEKLNSNLLLPLISLISINLLSGYKDGIDGAAHIGGFLSGILFGIILALLDGQRKKAIIAIYSVSIPLIIALSIICRNSKMYIYQTMEYENRMQDFVDMEKMALEAYGSSSSKEQMLYMIKDRGIYYWEENIKLIKELDKLYLPEKIHINNKNLIEYCKLRTELYELAYNKLNENTDKYDSKIGYLNSEITKIMTVIKNNSTQEF
- a CDS encoding voltage-gated chloride channel family protein → MNFEKIKQIMLITLKWTFICCLIGIFSGSASAFFLVSLEFVTQVRNHHNWIICFLPFGGLLIGYCYFYFDSKIAKGNNLLLEEYNKPEKKIPFLMAPLVLLGTLITHLFGGSAGREGTAVQMGGAIADLCTNIFRLNHSERRTLIILGISAGFASVFGTPLAGAIFALEVIFFHKINFRSIVCSFLVAYIAYFTVEFWEIKHTHYSIPAVPEMNFTAIFWILIASILFGLAALLFARSTHFWGKLFSKNINYPPLRPFIGGIILAISIYLIGTTKYIGLGVPMIVDAFSIHNAPYDFLLKILFTGFTLGAGFKGGEVTPLFFVGATLGSALSVIVPLPIALLAGMGFVAVFSGATHTPIACTVMGMELFGIESGVFIGIACIIAYFFSGSIGIYKSQIVRGPKSILYQSIRKKGLKYL
- a CDS encoding RidA family protein; this translates as MKRENILTGSPWEDKMGYCRAVRIGNIIEVSGTVAIVDGEKVKADDAYAQTLNILERVEKVLEDLKVGMKDVIRTRIFTTDVSTFEEVAKAHATFFKDIKPTTGFYGINQLVAPEYLVEIEFTAIASE
- a CDS encoding DUF3179 domain-containing (seleno)protein, encoding MAKKIYYFGILGLLIFEIANVYFIMPMPGSQEMNSIDLAYFLYSWRWIFRLVFILMVLFGFKAAFQKSKIFSLISLVIAIGIGYSTNYVMAADSMFHQTTNLKMSDASKSKVDTSRIVIGITYKGESRAYPIQFLGYHHQVFDTIAQHPILVTYCTVCRSGRVFEPIVNGKKETFRLVGMDHFNAMFEDKTTKSWWRQATGEAIAGALKGQSLPELQSNQMSLNKWLDLNPKSLIMQVDKNFKTEYDSLSNYESGRRKGNLTRRDTLSWKDKSWVVGITIDNQSKAYDWNDFVKKRIVYDVINNKPIVLVLANDKKSFTVLQRNNNDQKFTLEGNLLNDGQNSYTFLGKSTNPLVNGLKSIKAYQEYWHSWRTFHPLTLK
- the guaA gene encoding glutamine-hydrolyzing GMP synthase, translated to MQHNVLILDFGSQYTQLIARRVRELNIFCEIFPYNHFPDDLSSYKAVILGGSPFSVRGEDAPHPDLSQIRGKLPMLAVCYGAQYLAHFSGGEVAASNTREYGRANLSYIKEGETFFDGVSENSQVWMSHSDSIKALPANGVKLASTHDVEYAAYKIEGETTYAIQYHPEVFHSTDGSKMLENFLVKIAEVPQNFTPNAFVEEIVAEMKEKIGNDKVVLGLSGGVDSTVAAVLLNKAIGKNLYCIFVNNGLLRKNEFQSVLDQYEGMGLNVKGVDASQRFYDALAGVTDPELKRKAIGNAFIEVFDAESHLIEDVTWLAQGTIYPDVIESVSVKGPSATIKSHHNVGGLPDYMKLKIVEPLRMLFKDEVRRVGATLGIDPELLGRHPFPGPGLSIRILGDITLEKVQILQDVDKVFIDGLKSWGLYDKVWQAGAILLPVNSVGVMGDERTYEKVVALRAVESTDGMTADWVHLPYEFLMKVSNDIINKVKGVNRVVYDISSKPPATIEWE
- a CDS encoding LysM peptidoglycan-binding domain-containing protein; its protein translation is MKGLLRVLLFIGFVSNVSFGQQSVAKHTVLKGETIPQIAQNYNTTPSEIYRLNPEAQNGIAENQMLNVPELLPQSKNTITHTVAPKETLFGLATKYNIKVEAIQSANTVALANGLQVGQQLVIPQENTQKTETVIAKNTHLVQPKESLFSIARLYNVSVEDLDKANSAILKDGLQVGQEIKIPNKKKTLDGRVRVINAETVFYVVKAKETKYSIAKQFGITVEQLESQNPEIVNGLTEGNKLAINVKEVKPTNENEELMLALAEKQVVVEKSKANAKEINSLKEKLVLQEEINQKVINVNGLLVNLKEIENTKEGSAEKLKLVLEANKNIQEILLVKLDSLVKTMGKDLNELKKTELVDLDESIRLQKISNENIQKTNELSQQLKKQLAENRKVYSGLMDKAERIVVEENQEYKKSIRENSKTKVDQKTVKFTPVDLKNMEMEQKTRDLNNMKLITKLDSLNNESKSELKLHISKAAFYSKQARLFDDNLAKLKNQSYQNKAYESQTKAKTAVVSKSLTLDQIKKELAKQPAKVKAIKIEKIEGVKDLKSGYYVVLGNFHVASERDAFIRKLTDSGSLDANFFYNINILSYYVYSKTFATKEEAQYEFVQKQGKPLFEKMFIANIISENTIKE